AAAGGAAGATGATCGCGGCCACCGCTGGAATAAGCATCGCCAGCCCCGGCAACAGCAGCCCACCAGTTACGGTAGGAAAACCAATGGTGAGGACGAACAACTGGGCCACCAACGCTGCCGCACGCGTCCATCTGTAGCCGCGGAACAAGAAATGGCTCACGGCGAATAGCCACGTAGAGAAGGCCAGCAGTAGTCCAAGGGTGAACACTGCCCCCCAAAAGGTCAGGACTGGCGCCCCGCTCAAGAGTTCGAAGGCGTACCAGGCAGCGGCGCCGAGAAGGGCTAGCGCTTCAAGCCCAACAACCACCGAGATAATGACAATTCCCAGTGGACGGCGACCGGCACCAGGGCTGTTCGCCGGTGCATCAAAATCGTCACTTCCGTCCGGGCCGGACGCGGGTTGGGCTGGGTTTACGGGAGGTCTTGACACACTGGCACACTACCGGACATAGTCATCTAGCAGTGAGGGCACTGGCGGCTGATGTGATGCATCGCTCACGGATTCCGAGCATTTCGACCACTAACACCCCTTGTTTACAAGGCGTTAACATGAAACGCTTGACTCAGACGACCAAGGGGGCCCATGCGGGCCCCTTTCCTTTGGAGCCTCTCGTGAATGTTTTCACAAAAGGCTCATCTAGTTCTCACGAATGGAGTGACTGATCAGCATGGATTGGCGTAATCGCGCAGCCTGCCTCGACAAGGACCCGGAGCTCTTTTTCCCAGTCGGCAACACGGGACCCGCACTTCTGCAGATCGAGGAAGCCAAAAGCGTCTGCCGCCGCTGCCCTGTAGTAGACACCTGCCTCCAGTGGGCCTTGGAGTCCGGACAGGACGCCGGTGTTTGGGGCGGTATGAGTGAAGACGAACGGCGGGCACTCAAGCGTCGCGCTGCACGCGCACGGCGCGCTTCCTAACTCACGGCACAAGAAAGGCCGCGGACCATCCGGTCCGCGGCCTTTCTTTGTTTTCTGCTCTTGTGATCGAGTCGAAATTGCTCTCGGAGCTATGCCCTGGCGAGGTTGAGGACGATTTCGACGGCGGTCCCGCCGCCTTCGCGCGGGCTCCATTGAATGGATCCACCGAGCTCGCTGGTCACGAGTGTACGGACAATCTGCAGGCCCAATCCCTCGGTGTACTGGCCATCCGGAAGGCCGACGCCGTCGTCGGCTATGGTCACGGTCAAAAATTCGTCGTTGCCGTCGCCATCTGCCCGGTCCGCCAGCAACCAGACGGTTCCTGTGCGCCCCTCCAGTCCATGCTCGACGGCATTGGTGACCAGCTCGTTGATGACCAAAGCCAGTGGTGTGGCAAAATCACTGGGCAATTCGCCGAACAGGCCTGAACGTTCCGTTCGCACCTGCTGGGACGGTGAAGCCACTTCGGCTGACAGCCTGAATTGGCGCCCGATCAGTTCGTCAAAGTCGACACTCTGCGTCAACCCTTGGGAGAGGGTCTCATGGACGAGTGCGATCGTGGCCACGCGCCGCATGGCTTGTTCCAGCCCCTGTTTTGCTTCGTCACTGACCATTCGCCGTGATTGCATCCGGAGTAGAGCTGCCACAGTCTGAAGATTGTTCTTGACCCTGTGATGGATTTCCCGAATGGTGGCGTCCTTGGTAACAAGCTCCATTTCCCTGCGCCGTAATTCTGAGACATCGCGGCAAAGGACAAGGGCTCCGAAACGGTGCTGTTCGTCGCGCAAAGGAATGGCCCGAAGGGAAAGACTGACACCCCTTGACTCGATCTCGCTGCGCCAGGGCATCCGCCCGGTCACAACCAGGGGCAATGTCTCGTCCACCATTCGCCGGTCCTTCAGAAGCCCGGCAGTCACCTCAGCCAGCGACCGCCCCTCCAGAGATTCAACTTCGCCGAGCCGACGGAACGCTGACACGCCATTGGGGCTCGCATACTGCACTATGCCCTCGGCGTCGAGCCTGATGAGGCCGTCGCCGACTCGCGGCGCTCCTCGACGCGAGCCCGTTGGAGAGGCAAAGTCGGGCCATAGGCCCAACGTTCCCATCCGCAAGAGATCATAGGCACACTGGCGATACGTGAGTTCCAGCCTGGACGGCATGCGGGAACTGGACAGGTCCATATGGGACGTCACAACCGCAAGTGTTCTGCCGTTGCGCACCATAGGAACAGCCTCAACCCGGAGTGCCATCTCGCTGCTCCAGCTTGTTTCACTGGAGCGCTCTATCGATCGGCTGTTCCAAGCTTTGTCCACAAGGGGGCGAAGATCCGAGCGGATGCCCTCTCCCACGAAGTCCGCGTGGAACACCGTATGTGATGTCGACGGACGGACGTGGGCGAGGGCAATGTAGCCGAACTCCGGATGCGGGAACCACAAAGCGAGGTCCGCGAATGCCAAGTCAGCGACCATTTGCCAGTCACCGACGAGGAGGTGCAGCCATTCGGCATCTCCAGGCCCGAAATCAGCGTGTTCCCTGATGGGGTCTGTAAAGATTGCCACTGCACCTCCATTTGCGACGCCGGGACTGACCCTAGCGTCGAACGATTGACCTCAAGAGCCTTAATGCTACCGACAGTGAAGCCATGTCGTCGGCTTCGAGCGCGTTGACCTCATCAAACATGGTCTTGGCGCGTCCCAGTTGTTCGGCATTCTGCCCTTCCCAGGCCTTGAGCCGATCTTCCGCCGCACCGCCGGACTCTGTCGATTCGAGGACCGACGTCGTCATATCCGCCACCGTCGAGTACAAGTCATCACGGAGAGCTGCACGTGCCAAAGCCTGCCAACGGTCATCACGAGGCAAAGAGCTGATTCGTTCCAGCAGAGAATCCACATGGAAGCGGTTGAACACCGTGTAGTAGACGTGCGCCACGTCCTCGACGCCCTCGTTTCCGGTTTGGGCAATCCGCGCAATGTCCAGGAGTGCGTAGCTCTCGAACAGCTCAGCCCACCTGTGTGCAAGATGATCCGGCAGTTCCCAGCCACGGGCTTTATCCAACCATCCGGAGATGCGGACCTTGTCCTCACCACGGAGGTAGTCAAGAAGCCTGGCCCTCAGCGGAGACAACATGGGCTTGAAGGACTCCACGACGTCCGAAATAGGCTGAGAACCCATCCCCTGCCCCAATACCCAACGCACAGCCCGGTCGAGCAACCGGCGGATGTCCAGATGGACTTCACTCCAATGCTCGGTGGGGAAGGACGCCGGAAGAGCATTCAGTTCGGCAACCATGGGGTCGAGGTCGTAGATTTCACGCAGCGCCACGAAGGCCTTGGCAACAGCCACCTCATTGGCCGAGGTTTCTTCAATGGCCCGGAAGGCGAAGGTGATGCCGCCCAGGTTAATGATGTCGTTGGCGACTACAGTGGCGATAATCTCGCGCCGCAGCGGGTGGGAGTCCAATTCGGCATCGAATTTCTCCCGCAACTGCTTCGGGAAGTATTCACGGATTGTGCCGGCAAACCAGGGATCGTCGGCGAGGTTGCTGTCCCGCAACGCTGCTGCGAGCTCGATCTTTGCGTATGCGGCCAAGACCGCCAGCTCGGGAGACGTGAGTCCTTGTCCCTGCTCCAACCTTGACCGGAGCGTTTCTGTGGTGGGGAGTGCCTCAAGATCGCGCTTGAGGTCGGCAGACTTCTCCAGCCAGTCCATGAGGCGCTCGTAACTTGGGCTCCAGTCCGCTACCCGGGTCCGATCGTTGAGGAGCAGGATGTTCTGGTCGATGTTGTCCTGGAGGACGAGCCGTCCCACCTCATCGGTCATGTCGGCCAGGAAGCTGGCTCTTTCGGCGGAATCGAGCTTGCCGGCCGCCACCATCCGGTCAACGAAGATCTTGATGTTGACCTCATGGTCGGAGCAGTCCACGCCAGCGGAGTTATCGATTGCATCTGTATTCAGGATGACGCCTTGCAAAGCGGCTTCGATGCGACCCCGTTGGGTCAGTCCCAGGTTTCCGCCTTCGCCCACAACTTTGACCCGCAGATCCCGACCGTCCACGCGGATAGCGTCGTTGGCTTTGTCACCGACAGCAGCATGGGTTTCCGTACTGGCCTTGACGTAGGTTCCGATACCGCCGTTGTAGAGGAGATCGGCCGGCGCCAGCAAGATTGCACGAAGAAGTTCCGGGGGGCTGAGCTGCGTCGTTCCGTCCGGCAGGCCCAAGGCCTTGCGTACCTGGTCCGAGACCGGGATGGTCTTGGCCTGGCGTGAATAAACGCCGCCGCCTTCGCTGATGAGAGTCCGGTCGTAGTCGTCCCAGGAAGACCGGGGCAATTCGAACAGCCTTTGCCGCTCGGCAAACGATGCAGCAGCTTCGGGTGAGGGATCCAGGAAGATGTGGCGGTGGTCAAATGCGGCTAGGAGCCGGATATGGCGGGAAAGCAACATCCCATTGCCGAACACGTCCCCGGACATGTCGCCCACACCAACCACCGTGAATTCCTCGGTCTGGGTGTCCAGGTCGAGCTCACTGAAGTGCCTCTTGACTGATTCCCATGCTCCACGCGCCGTGATGCCCATCGCCTTGTGGTCATAACCGACTGAGCCACCCGAGGCAAACGCGTCACCGAGCCAGAAACCGTATTCGGCCGCCAGCCCGTTGGCGGTGTCGGAGAACGTGGCGGTGCCCTTGTCTGCTGCCACTACCAAGTAGGAGTCGTCACCGTCGTGCCGAACAACGTCCGACGGCGGTACAAGCCTTTCGCCGTCCGCCGACGTCACGAGGTTGTCGGTAATATCCAACAGACCCCGGATGAAGGTCTTGTAGCTTTCGATTCCTTCGGCCATCCAGGCCGCCCGGTCCACTGCGGGGTTGGGCAGTTTCTTCGCAAAGAATCCTCCCTTGGCTCCCGTAGGAACAATGACAGCATTCTTGACCGTCTGTGCCTTCACCAGGCCCAGGATCTCGGTGCGGAAATCCTCCCTGCGGTCCGACCAACGGAGGCCACCTCGGGCCACCTTCCCGAAACGGAGGTGCACGCCCTCCACCCTCGGTGAGTAGACCCAGATCTCGAACATCGGACGTGGGAAAGGCAGCCCGTCAATCGACGTGGGGTCCAGCTTGAAGCTGAGGTATTCCTTGTTCTGG
This genomic interval from Paenarthrobacter aurescens TC1 contains the following:
- a CDS encoding hypothetical protein (identified by Glimmer2; putative) — encoded protein: MSRPPVNPAQPASGPDGSDDFDAPANSPGAGRRPLGIVIISVVVGLEALALLGAAAWYAFELLSGAPVLTFWGAVFTLGLLLAFSTWLFAVSHFLFRGYRWTRAAALVAQLFVLTIGFPTVTGGLLLPGLAMLIPAVAAIIFLFQKDVVAYASRTGGTTAAL
- a CDS encoding transcription factor, WhiB family (identified by match to protein family HMM PF02467) produces the protein MDWRNRAACLDKDPELFFPVGNTGPALLQIEEAKSVCRRCPVVDTCLQWALESGQDAGVWGGMSEDERRALKRRAARARRAS
- a CDS encoding putative signal transduction histidine kinase (identified by match to protein family HMM PF02518; match to protein family HMM PF07568); translation: MAIFTDPIREHADFGPGDAEWLHLLVGDWQMVADLAFADLALWFPHPEFGYIALAHVRPSTSHTVFHADFVGEGIRSDLRPLVDKAWNSRSIERSSETSWSSEMALRVEAVPMVRNGRTLAVVTSHMDLSSSRMPSRLELTYRQCAYDLLRMGTLGLWPDFASPTGSRRGAPRVGDGLIRLDAEGIVQYASPNGVSAFRRLGEVESLEGRSLAEVTAGLLKDRRMVDETLPLVVTGRMPWRSEIESRGVSLSLRAIPLRDEQHRFGALVLCRDVSELRRREMELVTKDATIREIHHRVKNNLQTVAALLRMQSRRMVSDEAKQGLEQAMRRVATIALVHETLSQGLTQSVDFDELIGRQFRLSAEVASPSQQVRTERSGLFGELPSDFATPLALVINELVTNAVEHGLEGRTGTVWLLADRADGDGNDEFLTVTIADDGVGLPDGQYTEGLGLQIVRTLVTSELGGSIQWSPREGGGTAVEIVLNLARA